In the genome of Bryobacteraceae bacterium, one region contains:
- a CDS encoding BACON domain-containing carbohydrate-binding protein, with the protein MEFSNTRLATIVTAFPLLVALPVWGQNCTYTVAPTTIQVAAAETTGTVDVRSQPTSCEWTAVSNVSWITISFGGRPGNPSTGNGTSGYRVLANRDAAPRTGSMTIAGRTVNLTQAAADCPFTLEPTAAVIPAAGDSGTFRVRTTCNWTASPQNEWIRVTAGTSGTGNGTVFYTVNANNTGEPRSGAIRVGSTLFAISQPATNCAVTLSPVLVNIGAAGGPGMVGVTSSCAWTAEAQAPWLHITGKTTTQVTFSADANNSLQSRSGLIRIGNQTLTVVQAAATCVINTNPASVDIPAAGGDVNVTVTSTCEWTASGADAWFRIVSGASGNGNGTVRLSAGANTGEARTGTLRIGTVSVPVRQGGGACQVTLSPSAVEVPKEGNGGSILLAAGNECSWRVAAPEWIAVDPGAGTGPKTLFYTVSPNPTTSVRTGVINASGGACTIRQAAGQFSIVNAATFGLGPVSPGLIVTIFGGGLGPDELVPGRLDETQTRFTTELGGTRVLFDGVAAPLLYVSATQLSAVVPFEIAGSATTSVAIEARGTRTAGIPVAVAAAAPGIFTIAQSGSGPAAALNQDYFLNMASNPVEAGSVVQIFGTGGGVLDTALDAGALAGGIAGVVLPVTAEIGGVDAPVLYAGAAPGLIAGLVQVNLQVPSGVAPGAAVPVVIHFGEFSTQATATIAVR; encoded by the coding sequence ATGGAATTTTCAAACACTCGTCTCGCCACTATTGTAACGGCCTTCCCGCTGCTCGTAGCACTCCCAGTATGGGGGCAGAACTGCACGTACACAGTCGCGCCCACCACGATTCAGGTCGCCGCGGCGGAAACCACTGGTACCGTCGATGTCCGTTCGCAGCCGACTTCTTGCGAATGGACCGCGGTGAGCAACGTGAGCTGGATCACGATCTCGTTCGGCGGCCGCCCCGGCAATCCTTCCACGGGCAACGGCACGTCCGGCTACCGCGTCCTGGCCAACCGCGACGCCGCGCCGCGCACCGGGTCCATGACCATCGCCGGCAGGACGGTAAACCTCACCCAGGCTGCCGCCGATTGCCCATTCACGCTCGAGCCGACGGCGGCGGTGATTCCCGCCGCCGGCGACTCGGGCACGTTCCGCGTGCGGACCACTTGCAACTGGACGGCGAGTCCGCAGAACGAATGGATCCGTGTCACGGCGGGCACGTCCGGCACCGGCAACGGTACGGTCTTCTACACGGTGAACGCGAACAACACCGGCGAGCCGCGATCGGGCGCGATCCGCGTTGGCTCGACGCTGTTCGCCATCAGCCAGCCGGCCACCAACTGCGCCGTCACGCTCAGTCCGGTGCTGGTGAACATCGGCGCGGCGGGCGGCCCGGGAATGGTCGGCGTAACCTCATCGTGCGCGTGGACGGCGGAGGCGCAGGCGCCTTGGCTGCACATCACGGGGAAAACAACGACGCAGGTGACGTTCTCCGCCGATGCGAACAATTCGCTGCAATCGCGCTCCGGACTGATTCGGATCGGCAATCAGACTCTCACCGTTGTGCAGGCGGCGGCGACGTGCGTGATCAACACGAACCCGGCATCGGTGGACATCCCGGCCGCGGGTGGCGACGTCAATGTGACCGTGACGTCGACGTGCGAGTGGACGGCGTCGGGAGCGGACGCGTGGTTCCGCATCGTATCCGGCGCCTCAGGCAACGGCAACGGGACGGTTCGCCTCTCGGCGGGCGCCAACACCGGCGAAGCCCGCACGGGGACGCTGCGCATCGGCACGGTAAGCGTTCCGGTGCGGCAGGGGGGAGGCGCGTGCCAGGTGACGTTGAGTCCGAGCGCCGTCGAAGTGCCGAAGGAGGGGAACGGCGGGTCGATTCTCCTTGCTGCTGGCAATGAGTGCTCGTGGCGCGTAGCGGCGCCGGAGTGGATCGCCGTCGATCCTGGCGCAGGCACGGGTCCCAAGACGCTCTTCTACACGGTCTCGCCGAACCCGACGACGTCGGTCCGTACTGGCGTGATCAACGCCAGCGGTGGCGCCTGCACGATCCGCCAGGCGGCCGGGCAGTTCAGCATCGTCAACGCCGCCACCTTCGGCTTGGGCCCGGTGTCGCCCGGGTTGATCGTGACGATTTTCGGCGGCGGGCTTGGGCCGGATGAACTGGTGCCAGGCCGGCTCGACGAGACGCAGACACGCTTCACGACAGAACTGGGCGGGACGCGTGTCTTGTTCGATGGCGTGGCCGCGCCGCTCCTCTATGTATCGGCCACGCAGTTGAGCGCGGTGGTTCCGTTCGAGATCGCCGGGAGTGCGACGACGAGCGTCGCCATCGAGGCGCGTGGCACGCGAACGGCCGGGATTCCGGTAGCGGTGGCCGCGGCGGCGCCGGGCATCTTCACAATCGCGCAGAGCGGCTCCGGACCAGCGGCCGCGCTCAACCAGGATTACTTCTTGAACATGGCGTCGAATCCGGTTGAGGCTGGGTCGGTCGTGCAGATATTCGGGACCGGGGGCGGAGTGCTCGATACGGCGTTGGACGCAGGCGCGCTCGCCGGGGGCATCGCCGGCGTCGTGCTGCCAGTGACGGCTGAGATCGGCGGAGTGGACGCCCCTGTGTTGTACGCGGGCGCGGCTCCCGGATTGATCGCGGGGCTGGTGCAGGT
- a CDS encoding PEGA domain-containing protein: MIRLLLPLILMAPLFAQQGYLKTKVNPSRAGVFLDGKYLGPAGNLGFARKYAVEPGEHEVKLAEPRYEEWTGKVTITAGKTTNLEQVLKKLPTPQPPFGALRTMHSEKFAAVYLNGKYMGHADEFNGGTQRLLLPPGEYDLKIVAPSGKTHEQKIKIEANQTVTVDQR; the protein is encoded by the coding sequence TTGATTCGCTTGCTGCTGCCCCTGATCCTGATGGCGCCGTTGTTCGCTCAGCAGGGATACCTCAAAACTAAGGTAAACCCGAGTCGCGCGGGAGTGTTTCTCGACGGCAAATATCTGGGTCCGGCCGGGAACCTGGGCTTCGCGCGGAAGTACGCCGTGGAGCCGGGTGAGCATGAAGTGAAGCTCGCCGAGCCGCGGTACGAGGAATGGACGGGCAAGGTCACCATCACGGCGGGCAAGACCACGAACCTCGAACAGGTGCTCAAGAAGCTGCCGACGCCGCAGCCTCCGTTCGGCGCGCTGCGCACGATGCATTCTGAAAAGTTCGCGGCCGTTTATTTGAACGGAAAGTATATGGGCCACGCCGATGAGTTCAACGGCGGCACGCAGAGGCTGCTGCTGCCTCCGGGCGAATACGATCTGAAGATCGTCGCCCCGTCGGGCAAGACCCACGAGCAGAAGATCAAGATCGAGGCCAATCAGACCGTCACGGTCGACCAGCGCTAA